From the Halalkalicoccus sp. CGA53 genome, one window contains:
- a CDS encoding DUF6735 family protein: protein MSHRTVVAVERADGRYDVSEVPGTVLAHEHVETFRRAVVGDCPPVERRALAEAVSDAALTDHVDPGRHEALSVVARDGAVGSYLVLWFGAALGTGTDDGALVSYDPGERADEAYLRGWWHGLTDGVGALVDESIDEREAMACLRERVDALCDTREVLAL, encoded by the coding sequence GTGAGCCACCGGACGGTCGTCGCGGTCGAGCGAGCGGACGGTCGCTACGACGTCTCGGAGGTCCCCGGTACGGTCCTCGCACACGAACACGTCGAGACGTTTCGGCGGGCTGTGGTGGGTGACTGCCCCCCGGTCGAGCGACGGGCACTCGCAGAGGCAGTTTCGGACGCCGCGCTCACCGACCACGTCGACCCCGGCCGGCACGAGGCGCTCTCGGTCGTCGCTCGTGACGGTGCCGTTGGGTCGTATCTCGTCCTCTGGTTCGGCGCGGCGCTCGGTACGGGAACCGACGACGGTGCGCTCGTCTCGTACGACCCGGGAGAACGGGCCGACGAGGCGTACCTCCGCGGCTGGTGGCACGGGCTGACCGACGGCGTCGGCGCGCTCGTCGACGAATCGATCGACGAGCGCGAGGCGATGGCGTGTCTCCGCGAGCGCGTCGACGCGCTCTGTGACACCCGGGAGGTGCTCGCCCTGTAA
- the nucS gene encoding endonuclease NucS — protein sequence MSEPETRVETRSEPAPEAALAAVERALDHGALLTLFGRCTVEYDGRASSVLEPGDRHLMCKPDGSALVHTDEGQKPVNWQPPGCTHDPSVEDGTFVLRSTRENPDEELVVRFDRVDHLAAFAVTDESDIALTGTEADLKERILDDPGLIEVGFRPLATERGTAAGAVDVYGEDGSGRPVILELKRRRVGPSAVGQLDRYVGALGREMHTEAEIRGILVAPSVTERARDLLATKGLEFVSLDP from the coding sequence GTGAGCGAACCGGAGACCCGTGTCGAGACGCGATCCGAACCGGCGCCGGAGGCCGCGCTGGCCGCCGTCGAGCGAGCGCTCGATCACGGTGCCCTCCTCACCCTCTTCGGACGCTGTACCGTGGAGTACGACGGGCGGGCATCGAGCGTCCTCGAACCGGGGGATCGACACCTCATGTGCAAGCCCGACGGGTCGGCGCTCGTCCACACGGACGAGGGGCAGAAGCCGGTGAACTGGCAACCGCCGGGCTGTACCCACGACCCCTCGGTCGAGGACGGGACGTTCGTCCTCCGGAGCACGCGCGAGAACCCCGACGAGGAGCTCGTCGTCCGGTTCGACCGGGTCGATCACCTCGCGGCGTTCGCCGTCACCGACGAGAGCGACATCGCCCTCACAGGTACGGAAGCGGACCTGAAAGAGCGGATCCTCGACGATCCGGGACTGATCGAGGTGGGCTTTCGTCCGCTCGCGACCGAGCGCGGGACCGCCGCCGGTGCCGTCGACGTCTACGGCGAGGACGGGAGTGGAAGACCGGTGATCCTCGAACTGAAACGACGGCGGGTCGGCCCCTCCGCGGTCGGCCAGCTAGATAGATACGTCGGGGCGCTCGGCCGAGAGATGCACACGGAGGCGGAGATACGGGGGATCCTCGTCGCGCCGTCGGTCACCGAGCGTGCACGCGACCTGCTCGCGACGAAGGGGCTGGAGTTCGTCTCGCTCGACCCTTAG
- a CDS encoding NAD(P)/FAD-dependent oxidoreductase, with product MKPVVVVGGGVVGLAVAGALSPDRPVTVVERGELGEGTTALSMAVFHRQSPSPTAFDAGLSRTAWETYGPAVETGELSYERIGALHVAETGAFARRLADAAGTLSDLGIETEALDAASLDRFGIDGEHLEGGIYTPDEGYVEPGELIPWFADRCRERGGEILTDTEVVGIRVEDRAVVGVETGRGSIDGAVVVNAAGPWADRIDAMVGLSLPLARTRGPILDLGVRNPPEPFTLFERGSYLRSHEEGVYVGRYATDFEGRETVDPDDPGSVSDPFRVGVDDLARFVPALDGAPVEDEWVGVRTVTPDGRPFVGEAGVAGYHVATGMSGLGVTLAPAVARLLARSIETDEPVPEELSPSRID from the coding sequence ATGAAACCGGTCGTGGTCGTCGGCGGCGGGGTGGTCGGACTCGCGGTCGCCGGGGCGCTCTCGCCCGACCGGCCCGTGACGGTCGTCGAGCGGGGCGAGCTGGGGGAGGGGACGACGGCACTCTCGATGGCCGTCTTCCACCGACAGAGCCCCTCGCCGACGGCGTTCGACGCCGGGCTCTCCCGGACGGCGTGGGAGACGTACGGCCCGGCGGTCGAGACGGGCGAGCTTTCTTACGAGCGAATCGGGGCGCTCCACGTCGCCGAGACGGGTGCGTTCGCCCGCAGGCTGGCCGACGCGGCCGGGACGCTCTCGGACCTCGGGATCGAGACCGAGGCGCTCGACGCCGCCTCCCTGGATCGGTTCGGGATCGACGGAGAGCACCTCGAGGGCGGGATCTACACCCCAGACGAGGGCTACGTCGAGCCGGGAGAGCTGATCCCGTGGTTCGCCGACCGCTGTCGCGAACGGGGTGGCGAGATCCTGACCGACACCGAAGTCGTCGGCATCCGCGTCGAGGACAGGGCGGTCGTCGGTGTCGAGACCGGGAGGGGGTCGATCGACGGGGCGGTCGTCGTGAACGCCGCGGGGCCGTGGGCCGATCGAATCGACGCGATGGTCGGCCTCTCGCTCCCGCTCGCGCGGACCAGAGGGCCGATCCTCGACCTCGGAGTGCGAAACCCGCCCGAGCCGTTCACGCTGTTCGAGCGGGGGAGCTACCTCCGGAGCCACGAAGAGGGTGTCTACGTCGGCCGCTACGCGACCGACTTCGAGGGGCGGGAGACGGTCGATCCGGACGATCCGGGGTCGGTGAGCGACCCCTTCCGCGTGGGCGTCGACGATCTCGCCCGGTTCGTCCCCGCGCTCGACGGGGCCCCCGTCGAGGACGAGTGGGTCGGCGTCCGGACGGTAACGCCCGACGGCCGGCCGTTCGTCGGTGAAGCCGGAGTTGCGGGCTACCACGTCGCGACCGGGATGAGCGGACTCGGCGTCACCCTCGCGCCCGCCGTCGCCCGCCTGCTCGCGCGATCGATCGAGACCGACGAGCCGGTTCCCGAGGAACTCTCTCCCTCTCGAATCGACTGA
- the mutS gene encoding DNA mismatch repair protein MutS encodes MDSALGPPAKMAERRDELTPMLRQYFELCTDYDDCLVLFQVGDFYETFCEAAETVSRILEITLTKREDSTGSYPMAGIPIQSAESYIETLLDAGYRVAVADQVEDPEAAAGLVDRAVTRIVTPGTLTEETLLDGDDNNFVASVSGTDTEYGLALLDVSTGDFYATTARSLAALRDELGRFSPAEAIVGPGVDRQLFDADCVESTFDERAFASDAAAEVVKTYFGDPDSLLATDAEVSACGALLAYAEYTRGGHEESEDEGRRLEYLTRLTRYDPREYMLLDATALRSLELFEPRAVGANPEATLIGVLDETSCALGRRRLTDWLRRPLLDAGRIERRLDAVEELVGDVRTREALSDRLRDVYDVERLIGRVSRRRANARDLRSLLDTLDVVPDLRSLLAGAESEILSGLYAALDELEDVRGLIREAITETPPIEVTEGGLIREGHSMELDSLRRTEREGKAWIDELEATERERTGIDSLSVGFNSVHGYYIQVTNPNLDSVPGNYERRQTLKNAERFVTPELKEREEEIVAAEGRADDLEYELFCEVREAVADEAERVQAVADAVARLDALCSLATVAATNDYSRPEIGSSGSDIEIRGGRHPVVERTQRSFVPNDTRLDDRSRLAVITGPNMSGKSTYMRQVALVTVLSQVGSFVPARSARIGITDRVFTRVGASDDIAGGRSTFMVEMSELAAILGEATERSLILLDEVGRGTSTADGLAIARALAEFVHDEIGARTLFATHHHELTALADDLTRASNLHFAATQGEDGIQLDHEIRPGAATASYGIEVARAAGVLEPVIERASELMEDEREPEEAVEPETSPAVTTEAVLAAELRQLDLATMTPIEALTHLDELKRLI; translated from the coding sequence ATGGATTCGGCGTTGGGGCCACCGGCGAAGATGGCCGAGCGACGCGACGAGCTCACGCCGATGCTACGCCAGTACTTCGAGCTCTGTACCGACTACGACGACTGTCTCGTGCTCTTTCAGGTCGGCGACTTCTACGAGACGTTCTGCGAGGCCGCGGAGACGGTCTCGCGCATCCTCGAGATCACGCTCACCAAACGCGAGGACTCCACGGGGAGCTACCCGATGGCGGGCATCCCCATCCAGAGCGCGGAGTCGTACATCGAGACGCTACTGGACGCGGGCTATCGGGTCGCCGTCGCCGACCAGGTCGAAGATCCCGAGGCTGCCGCCGGGCTCGTGGATCGAGCCGTCACCCGGATCGTCACGCCCGGAACGCTCACCGAGGAGACCCTGCTTGACGGCGACGACAACAACTTCGTCGCGAGCGTTTCGGGTACCGATACCGAGTACGGTCTCGCGCTGCTCGACGTCTCCACGGGGGACTTCTACGCGACGACGGCTCGGTCGCTCGCCGCGCTCCGTGACGAACTCGGCCGGTTCTCGCCCGCGGAGGCGATCGTCGGTCCGGGTGTCGACCGCCAGCTCTTCGACGCCGACTGTGTCGAGAGCACGTTCGACGAGCGTGCGTTCGCCTCCGACGCCGCTGCCGAGGTCGTGAAGACGTACTTCGGCGACCCCGACTCGCTGCTCGCGACCGACGCCGAGGTGTCGGCCTGCGGCGCGCTACTGGCCTACGCGGAGTACACCCGCGGCGGGCACGAGGAGAGCGAGGACGAGGGGAGACGCCTCGAGTACCTCACGCGGCTCACGCGCTACGACCCGCGCGAGTACATGCTACTCGACGCGACGGCGCTTCGCAGCCTCGAACTGTTCGAGCCGCGAGCCGTCGGCGCCAACCCCGAGGCGACGCTGATCGGCGTCCTCGACGAGACCTCCTGTGCGCTCGGCCGTCGTCGGCTCACGGACTGGCTGCGACGACCCCTGCTCGACGCCGGCCGGATCGAGCGACGCCTCGACGCGGTCGAGGAGCTCGTCGGCGACGTCAGGACCCGTGAGGCGCTCTCCGATCGGTTACGAGACGTCTACGACGTCGAGCGGCTGATCGGCCGCGTCTCGCGCCGCCGGGCGAACGCACGCGACCTCCGCTCGCTGCTCGACACGCTCGACGTCGTTCCCGATCTGCGCAGCCTCCTCGCCGGCGCGGAGTCCGAGATCCTCTCCGGACTGTACGCGGCGCTCGACGAACTCGAGGACGTGAGAGGGCTGATCCGCGAGGCGATCACCGAGACGCCGCCGATCGAGGTGACGGAGGGGGGGCTGATCCGGGAGGGTCACTCGATGGAGCTGGACTCGCTCAGACGGACCGAACGCGAGGGGAAGGCGTGGATCGACGAGCTGGAGGCGACCGAACGCGAGCGGACGGGGATCGACTCGCTGTCGGTCGGGTTCAACTCGGTCCACGGCTACTACATCCAGGTGACGAACCCGAACCTCGATTCCGTCCCCGGGAACTACGAGCGCCGCCAGACGCTCAAGAACGCCGAACGCTTCGTCACGCCCGAACTGAAGGAGCGGGAGGAGGAGATCGTCGCCGCGGAGGGTCGTGCCGACGACCTGGAGTACGAACTCTTCTGCGAGGTCCGAGAGGCCGTCGCGGACGAGGCCGAGCGGGTGCAGGCGGTCGCGGACGCGGTCGCCCGACTCGACGCGCTCTGCTCGCTCGCGACCGTCGCCGCGACGAACGACTACTCGCGCCCCGAGATCGGTTCGAGCGGATCGGATATCGAGATCCGCGGCGGGCGTCACCCGGTGGTCGAGCGCACCCAGCGGTCGTTCGTCCCGAACGACACCCGTCTCGACGACCGGAGCCGCCTCGCCGTGATCACCGGCCCGAACATGAGCGGGAAGTCGACGTACATGCGCCAGGTCGCGCTCGTGACCGTCCTCTCGCAGGTGGGCAGTTTCGTCCCCGCCCGCTCGGCCCGGATCGGGATCACGGACCGGGTGTTCACCCGCGTCGGCGCGAGCGACGACATCGCCGGCGGCCGATCGACGTTCATGGTCGAGATGTCCGAACTGGCCGCGATCCTGGGGGAGGCGACCGAGCGATCGCTGATCCTGCTCGACGAAGTGGGCCGAGGAACGAGCACGGCCGACGGGCTCGCCATCGCGCGGGCGCTCGCCGAGTTCGTCCACGACGAGATCGGTGCGCGCACGCTCTTCGCAACACACCACCACGAACTCACGGCGCTCGCCGACGACCTCACTCGGGCGAGCAACCTCCACTTCGCCGCCACACAGGGCGAGGACGGGATCCAGCTCGACCACGAGATACGCCCCGGCGCGGCGACCGCCTCCTACGGGATAGAGGTCGCCCGTGCGGCGGGCGTGCTCGAACCGGTGATCGAGCGGGCGAGCGAGCTGATGGAGGACGAACGCGAGCCCGAGGAGGCGGTCGAACCGGAGACCTCCCCGGCGGTGACGACCGAGGCCGTACTGGCCGCGGAGCTCCGCCAGCTCGACCTCGCGACGATGACGCCGATCGAGGCGCTCACCCACCTCGACGAGCTCAAACGACTGATCTAA